The following proteins come from a genomic window of Chryseobacterium glaciei:
- a CDS encoding CoA transferase subunit B has product MLTKEQIAKRISKELKDRYYVNLGIGIPTLVANYVPDGISVEFQSENGVLGMGPFPFEGEEDADVINAGKQTITILEGGSFFDSAFSFGMIRGQKVDLTILGAMEVSENGDIANWKIPGKMVKGMGGAMDLVASAENIIVAMMHVNKAGESKILKKCTLPLTGVNCVKRVVTELAVLDVTPGGFKLVERAPGISVEHIIKSTEADLIIEGEIPEMQF; this is encoded by the coding sequence ATGCTCACAAAAGAACAAATTGCTAAAAGAATTTCAAAAGAACTCAAAGACCGTTACTACGTAAACCTTGGAATAGGAATTCCCACTTTGGTCGCTAACTACGTTCCAGACGGTATTTCCGTAGAATTTCAAAGTGAAAACGGAGTGTTGGGAATGGGACCTTTCCCTTTTGAAGGCGAGGAAGATGCAGATGTCATCAACGCCGGAAAACAAACGATCACGATTTTAGAAGGTGGTTCATTCTTCGACTCTGCATTCAGTTTCGGGATGATCAGAGGTCAGAAGGTAGATCTTACTATTCTTGGAGCAATGGAAGTTTCAGAAAATGGAGACATTGCCAACTGGAAAATCCCGGGAAAAATGGTAAAAGGGATGGGCGGTGCCATGGATTTGGTAGCTTCTGCAGAAAATATTATCGTTGCGATGATGCACGTAAATAAAGCTGGAGAAAGCAAAATCTTAAAAAAATGTACACTTCCATTAACCGGTGTAAACTGTGTGAAAAGGGTAGTAACAGAATTAGCTGTTTTAGACGTTACCCCTGGAGGTTTCAAATTGGTGGAAAGAGCGCCGGGAATCTCAGTAGAACATATTATAAAATCTACAGAAGCAGATCTGATCATTGAAGGTGAAATTCCTGAAATGCAATTCTAA
- a CDS encoding ABC transporter ATP-binding protein — MKILLKYLKPYKWLIAFSLFLATINQVFSLFAPAITGNILDKLVTHPNFFDKEKLLPRNMDQYLYGEGIYHGVFYFLTLLIGTAMVSRIAKAFQDYAVSVITQKFGAKIFTDGLKHSMALPYQEFEDQRSGETLSILTKVREDTVKFITSFINIFFGILVSIIFVSVYAIRLHWSIMPVYICGIFLIAFITNLLSKRIKSIQKNIVSETTALAGSTTESLRNIEIVKSLGLTNQEVIRLNNNTYKILGLELRKVKSIRSLSFIQGTMVNFLQQLITMTLLLLIFKNIVTPGQYLSLMFYGFFIFGPMQEIGNIIISYREAEASLFNFDNLMKKDVEEKPLHPKQIGAIEELEFKHVSFKHQSAQYKALNNISFDVKNGETIAFVGPSGSGKSTLVKLLVGLYRPQEGNIFYNSINGKEFDFDELRNQIGFVTQDTQLFAGTIKENLLFVNPNATEVDLEIALQKSSCTALLERAEKGIMTVIGEGGLKLSGGEKQRIAIARALLRKPHLLIFDEATSALDSITEEEITSTIKDISKEKEQITVLIAHRLSTIMHADRIYVLERGQIIEMGSHDNLIAEKGLYYAMWRQQIGERKMLISPES; from the coding sequence ATGAAAATACTTTTAAAATATCTTAAGCCTTACAAATGGTTGATTGCCTTTTCTTTATTTTTGGCAACCATTAATCAGGTTTTCTCTTTATTTGCTCCGGCCATTACAGGTAATATCCTTGATAAACTAGTTACGCATCCTAACTTTTTTGATAAAGAAAAACTTCTACCGAGAAATATGGATCAATATCTATATGGAGAAGGAATTTATCACGGTGTATTCTACTTCTTAACGTTACTTATCGGAACAGCGATGGTAAGCCGAATTGCGAAAGCTTTTCAGGATTATGCGGTAAGTGTGATTACTCAAAAGTTTGGTGCGAAAATCTTTACAGATGGTTTAAAACATTCAATGGCGTTGCCTTATCAGGAATTTGAGGATCAGAGAAGTGGTGAAACACTATCGATTTTAACGAAAGTAAGAGAAGATACTGTGAAATTTATCACTAGCTTTATTAATATTTTCTTCGGGATTTTGGTGAGTATTATTTTCGTTTCAGTGTATGCAATTCGTCTGCACTGGTCGATTATGCCTGTTTATATTTGCGGAATTTTTCTGATTGCATTTATCACTAATTTATTAAGTAAAAGAATAAAAAGTATTCAGAAAAATATTGTTTCGGAAACTACAGCTTTAGCAGGAAGTACAACGGAAAGTTTAAGAAATATCGAAATTGTTAAAAGTTTAGGATTAACGAATCAGGAAGTTATCCGTTTGAATAACAATACGTACAAGATTCTTGGACTTGAACTTAGAAAGGTTAAAAGCATCCGTTCTTTAAGTTTTATTCAGGGAACGATGGTGAATTTTCTTCAACAGTTGATTACCATGACTTTGTTATTATTAATTTTTAAAAATATCGTTACTCCAGGACAATACTTGTCTCTTATGTTTTATGGATTCTTCATTTTTGGCCCGATGCAGGAAATCGGGAATATCATTATTTCTTATCGTGAGGCCGAAGCTTCTCTATTTAATTTTGATAATTTAATGAAAAAAGATGTGGAAGAAAAACCACTTCATCCAAAACAAATTGGTGCTATTGAAGAATTGGAGTTTAAACACGTTTCTTTCAAGCATCAATCAGCTCAATATAAAGCGTTAAATAATATCTCTTTTGATGTTAAAAACGGAGAAACCATCGCTTTTGTTGGGCCAAGTGGTTCAGGAAAAAGTACGTTGGTCAAATTACTGGTTGGATTGTACAGACCTCAGGAAGGAAATATTTTTTACAATTCTATTAATGGAAAAGAATTTGATTTTGATGAACTGAGAAATCAAATCGGTTTTGTAACCCAAGATACCCAACTTTTTGCAGGAACGATCAAAGAAAATCTTCTTTTTGTAAATCCCAATGCTACAGAAGTCGACTTGGAAATTGCTTTACAAAAATCAAGCTGTACTGCATTACTGGAAAGAGCAGAAAAAGGTATTATGACCGTTATCGGCGAAGGCGGACTGAAATTAAGTGGCGGTGAAAAACAAAGAATTGCCATCGCAAGAGCGCTTTTAAGAAAGCCACATTTATTGATTTTTGATGAAGCAACTTCAGCGCTGGACAGTATTACTGAAGAAGAAATAACTTCTACCATAAAAGATATTTCTAAAGAAAAAGAACAAATTACCGTTCTTATTGCGCACCGATTAAGTACGATTATGCATGCAGATAGAATTTATGTCCTTGAACGCGGACAAATCATAGAAATGGGCTCTCATGATAATTTGATTGCCGAAAAAGGATTATACTACGCCATGTGGAGACAACAAATCGGAGAAAGAAAAATGCTTATTTCACCAGAATCATAA
- a CDS encoding CoA transferase subunit A, which produces MIDKRVKNAKEAIDGIKDGMTLMLGGFGLCGIPENSINALVESDVKDLTCISNNAGVDDFGLGLLLHKRQIKKMISSYVGENAEFERQMLSGELDVELTPQGTLAEKCRAAQAGIPAFYTPAGFGTEVAEGKEVKDFHGKPHILEHAYEADFSIVKAWKGDHAGNLIFKGSARNFNHPMAGAAKITIAEVEELVEPGELDPNQIHIPGIMIQRIFQGEKFEKRIEQRTVRTKE; this is translated from the coding sequence ATGATAGATAAAAGAGTAAAAAATGCAAAGGAAGCCATCGACGGAATTAAGGATGGAATGACTTTAATGTTGGGCGGTTTTGGACTTTGCGGAATTCCTGAAAACTCAATTAATGCTTTGGTAGAAAGCGATGTAAAGGATTTAACATGTATTTCAAATAATGCAGGTGTTGATGATTTCGGATTGGGATTATTGCTTCATAAAAGACAAATCAAGAAGATGATTTCTTCTTATGTAGGGGAAAATGCTGAGTTTGAAAGACAGATGCTTTCAGGAGAATTAGACGTTGAATTAACTCCACAGGGAACTCTTGCTGAAAAATGCAGAGCGGCTCAGGCTGGAATTCCTGCTTTTTATACCCCTGCTGGTTTCGGAACTGAAGTTGCAGAAGGGAAAGAAGTAAAAGATTTTCACGGAAAACCTCATATTTTAGAACACGCTTACGAAGCAGATTTTTCTATCGTTAAAGCTTGGAAAGGCGATCATGCTGGAAACCTTATTTTCAAAGGATCTGCAAGAAATTTCAACCATCCAATGGCTGGTGCTGCAAAAATTACGATTGCTGAAGTAGAAGAGTTGGTAGAACCGGGAGAATTAGATCCAAACCAAATTCATATTCCGGGAATTATGATTCAAAGAATTTTTCAGGGAGAAAAATTTGAAAAAAGAATTGAGCAGAGAACAGTAAGAACGAAAGAATAA
- a CDS encoding DoxX family protein, translated as MEKENLVKVGDVFYVICRISIGLFFFITGFNKLFHPVFQGYMLKTITSLGFSNPQFMANFVAFNEMFWGLLLLLGLLTRLSSFALIVVMLVALFTKDIHSIPTELIPIDPKVGNHPMDDFTWLTYFFYLPQVLYIMILGLFSLYGYKAFGIDRFIKRKKTDPYI; from the coding sequence ATGGAAAAAGAAAATCTAGTTAAAGTCGGCGACGTATTTTATGTAATCTGCAGAATAAGCATCGGTTTATTTTTCTTTATTACAGGTTTCAATAAGTTATTTCATCCTGTTTTTCAAGGATATATGTTGAAAACTATTACAAGTCTGGGCTTTTCAAACCCTCAGTTTATGGCCAATTTTGTTGCCTTTAATGAAATGTTCTGGGGATTATTGTTGCTTTTGGGACTGCTGACAAGATTGAGTTCGTTTGCTTTAATAGTTGTGATGCTTGTTGCACTTTTTACGAAAGATATTCATTCTATTCCGACAGAATTAATTCCAATTGATCCTAAAGTCGGGAATCATCCGATGGATGATTTTACGTGGCTGACTTATTTCTTTTATCTTCCGCAGGTTTTATATATTATGATTCTAGGATTATTTTCATTGTATGGTTACAAAGCTTTTGGTATTGATAGATTTATTAAACGAAAAAAAACAGATCCTTATATATAA
- a CDS encoding response regulator transcription factor, with product MENEKHSLFNRNKINAISNEDQLQFGNYLEVVKSFAKITYQSVYVIDYETMKFEYVSDNPLFLSGYSSGEVLEMGYEFYFKNVPKEDLELLSLINDLGFDFYDQLPKNDERKLYSISYDFHLKGKYDKPILINHKLTPLFLSENGSVWKSLCIVSISHNKNAGNVAIHKQGSDVFWKLDLLEKVWITENKSKLKEKELEILRLYAQGLTINQIAERVFVSSDTVKYYRRKIFDAFGVKNFTEALSFAIDNKII from the coding sequence ATGGAAAATGAAAAGCACTCATTATTCAATCGAAATAAAATAAATGCAATATCTAACGAGGATCAACTTCAGTTTGGTAATTATCTGGAAGTCGTAAAATCTTTTGCTAAAATAACGTATCAAAGTGTTTATGTTATTGATTACGAAACCATGAAATTTGAATATGTCTCGGATAATCCATTGTTTTTATCAGGATATTCTTCCGGAGAAGTTCTTGAAATGGGGTATGAATTTTATTTTAAAAATGTACCCAAAGAAGACCTGGAATTGTTGAGCCTGATTAATGATCTTGGATTTGATTTTTATGATCAATTACCTAAAAACGATGAACGAAAATTATACAGTATTTCCTATGATTTTCATTTGAAAGGTAAATATGATAAACCGATTCTTATTAACCATAAATTAACGCCTCTTTTTCTTAGTGAAAATGGATCTGTCTGGAAATCATTATGTATCGTGTCTATTTCACATAATAAAAACGCGGGAAATGTAGCCATACATAAACAAGGTTCTGATGTATTTTGGAAATTAGATCTGTTAGAAAAAGTTTGGATTACCGAAAATAAATCAAAACTTAAAGAAAAAGAATTAGAAATACTCCGATTATACGCTCAGGGATTAACCATCAATCAGATTGCCGAAAGAGTATTTGTTTCATCAGATACCGTAAAATATTACAGAAGAAAGATTTTTGATGCTTTTGGAGTTAAAAATTTTACAGAGGCTCTTTCTTTTGCAATAGATAATAAGATTATTTAA
- a CDS encoding DUF3667 domain-containing protein yields the protein MSEEFCTNCKQNLKPKRIDGHYILHEIEHVLHFDRGILYTVRELLIRPGENIKNFINENRSRLVKPIIFIIVTSLIYTLINHFFHIEQSYIKIDGAKDTQFNAINNWVQSHYGYSNIIMGGFIAFWLKIFFKKYDYNFFEILILLCFILGMEMLMFSVFAIFEGVTKYHLMQIAAVIVFAYFSWAVGQFFDKNRVASYFKALVSYILGMLTFGISIMILGILLNIIAK from the coding sequence ATGAGTGAAGAATTTTGTACCAATTGTAAGCAAAACCTAAAACCCAAAAGAATCGACGGGCACTACATCCTCCACGAAATTGAACACGTCTTACATTTTGATAGAGGTATTTTATACACCGTACGGGAATTATTAATAAGACCCGGAGAAAATATTAAAAATTTCATCAATGAAAACCGAAGCAGACTTGTAAAGCCTATCATATTTATTATTGTTACATCCCTAATTTACACGCTCATCAATCATTTTTTTCATATCGAACAAAGCTATATAAAAATTGATGGAGCAAAAGATACGCAGTTCAATGCCATTAATAATTGGGTTCAAAGTCATTATGGATATTCCAATATCATAATGGGAGGATTTATTGCTTTTTGGTTAAAAATATTTTTCAAAAAATATGATTATAATTTCTTTGAAATATTAATCCTCCTCTGTTTTATTCTTGGAATGGAAATGCTGATGTTTTCTGTTTTTGCCATTTTTGAAGGGGTAACAAAATATCATCTCATGCAAATTGCCGCAGTGATCGTGTTTGCCTATTTTTCTTGGGCAGTTGGGCAATTTTTCGATAAAAACAGAGTAGCCAGTTATTTTAAAGCCCTTGTTTCCTATATATTGGGAATGCTCACATTTGGTATTTCGATAATGATTTTGGGGATTTTACTCAACATAATCGCAAAATAA
- a CDS encoding fibronectin type III domain-containing protein has product MKHYLFFFFFVVQMTFGQALYPYLQNPTPNSMIVNWKTSSNNETTVIYGNSPTSLNVTVTGTTNIFSDTGYNNNYYYHTAKITNLLPNTKYYYKIKTGTSESAVYNFRTLPLPGQPVTANGKIRFLIMGDNQIKAEPRYDTLTLNAFKKLKQKFGPTSDPSDNVALTFMVGDQVDVGTLDHYENVHFKKNINLSPYLPIQTTVGNHETYGTMGMNSYYAHFYIDEIKYKNISSGNENYYAQQAGNVLFISLSSEHTGSAQQTWLQQILNEANNDPTVDWIISLSHRPYQAEQYVGDISTWVRNNAVPLLTTSNKYLMHVGAHHHLYHRGQLKDSPNYQLISGGVAWDQYWGMSTEQDFDDVQKTLTDWTYQIVEVDVANGKVDVECYSIGGVYNKKNNELIDTFHRYKNQPKPAKPSITNTFSAPITLPLTLNGSTFSSSNNELLNTTQFLISKAADFSVIEKEFYRDFENWFGKDGNGTPDKTKNLNAGVDITKATIGTNSISNGTYYVKTRYRDRNLEWSDWSDVKQFEVIGSVVSNPTFVLDKTEYTQNSPITATYTGGPGNQQDWVGIYKKGQSPAGVTSQGFIYTNGQTAGTALFTNGLPNKGQYYAGFFANNGYTEITPRKNFYVGPKVVLQASADTYPVGGTVTINFSNGPNLVKDWIGIYKMGQTPGTNTSIKWDYVTTASGALNFTGLPKGYYYATYLLEDAYTTIGEKVFFKVGDIVTELWTNKPVYTLGESITASWTDSPGIIKDWLGIYPQNIQTPDDNFVSYTYFDGVTQGTKTIQGTAIPATPGNYYMVMFTNDSYTEVSNRVQFQVSGPTLGMDEVHNNTTKNVVLYPNPTKPGQPTFIKSDYPIDKIELLSANGDLLYESKNINNQRFSLVNENLPKGVYFVKVHTRKLFTLKLIIQ; this is encoded by the coding sequence ATGAAACACTACTTATTTTTTTTCTTTTTTGTCGTCCAGATGACATTTGGGCAGGCTTTGTATCCATATTTACAAAACCCAACACCAAATTCTATGATCGTTAATTGGAAGACCTCTTCTAATAATGAAACAACCGTTATTTACGGAAATTCTCCTACAAGTTTGAATGTTACCGTTACAGGAACAACCAACATTTTTTCAGACACAGGATATAATAACAACTATTATTATCACACGGCGAAAATCACAAACTTACTGCCGAATACCAAATATTATTACAAAATAAAAACAGGAACCAGCGAATCCGCGGTTTACAACTTCAGAACACTGCCTTTGCCGGGACAACCTGTAACAGCGAATGGGAAAATTCGTTTCCTAATTATGGGAGACAACCAGATCAAAGCTGAGCCTAGATATGATACCTTAACTTTAAATGCCTTTAAGAAATTAAAACAAAAATTTGGGCCAACTTCAGATCCTTCTGATAATGTGGCTTTGACTTTTATGGTTGGAGATCAGGTAGATGTGGGAACATTGGATCATTATGAAAATGTACATTTTAAGAAAAATATCAATTTGTCGCCTTATCTTCCGATCCAAACTACAGTTGGAAACCACGAGACTTACGGAACGATGGGAATGAATTCTTATTACGCTCATTTCTATATTGATGAAATTAAATATAAAAATATCAGCTCAGGAAATGAGAATTATTATGCTCAACAAGCTGGAAATGTTTTATTTATCAGTTTAAGTTCAGAACATACAGGTTCAGCTCAACAAACTTGGCTTCAACAGATTTTAAATGAAGCAAACAATGATCCGACAGTAGATTGGATTATCTCATTAAGTCACAGACCTTATCAGGCTGAGCAATATGTAGGTGATATTTCAACTTGGGTTAGAAATAATGCAGTTCCACTTTTAACAACATCTAATAAATATTTGATGCATGTTGGAGCTCACCACCACTTATATCACAGGGGACAGTTAAAAGATTCTCCAAATTATCAGCTTATTTCTGGTGGAGTGGCTTGGGATCAATATTGGGGAATGTCTACTGAGCAGGATTTTGATGATGTTCAGAAAACATTGACAGACTGGACGTATCAAATCGTTGAAGTTGATGTTGCCAACGGAAAAGTTGATGTTGAATGTTACTCAATCGGTGGAGTTTACAATAAAAAGAATAATGAATTAATTGATACATTCCACAGGTATAAAAATCAGCCAAAACCTGCAAAACCATCAATTACGAATACTTTTTCAGCACCGATAACTTTGCCATTAACGTTAAATGGAAGTACTTTTTCATCATCAAACAACGAATTATTAAATACAACTCAGTTTTTAATAAGTAAAGCAGCTGATTTTTCTGTTATTGAAAAAGAATTCTACAGAGATTTTGAAAACTGGTTCGGGAAAGACGGAAACGGAACGCCTGATAAAACTAAAAACTTAAATGCTGGAGTAGATATCACCAAAGCTACCATTGGAACCAATTCTATCTCAAACGGAACTTACTATGTAAAAACCCGTTACAGAGACAGAAACTTAGAATGGAGCGATTGGAGTGATGTGAAACAATTTGAAGTTATTGGAAGTGTAGTTTCTAATCCAACATTTGTTTTAGATAAAACTGAATACACTCAAAACTCACCTATCACAGCCACTTACACAGGAGGCCCCGGAAATCAGCAGGATTGGGTTGGTATCTATAAAAAAGGTCAAAGCCCTGCAGGAGTAACGTCTCAAGGTTTTATCTATACTAATGGACAAACTGCCGGAACAGCTCTTTTCACGAATGGTTTGCCTAATAAAGGTCAATATTACGCTGGATTTTTCGCTAATAATGGTTACACGGAAATTACGCCAAGAAAAAATTTCTACGTAGGGCCAAAAGTTGTATTACAGGCTTCTGCAGATACTTATCCTGTGGGCGGAACAGTAACAATTAATTTCAGCAACGGTCCAAATTTAGTAAAAGACTGGATCGGAATTTACAAAATGGGACAAACTCCCGGAACGAATACTTCAATCAAATGGGATTATGTAACAACAGCTTCAGGAGCGCTTAATTTCACAGGACTTCCGAAAGGATATTATTACGCTACCTATTTGCTTGAAGATGCATATACAACAATTGGTGAGAAAGTTTTCTTTAAAGTGGGAGACATTGTTACCGAACTTTGGACGAACAAACCGGTTTATACTTTAGGTGAAAGCATCACTGCTTCGTGGACGGATTCTCCGGGAATTATCAAGGATTGGTTGGGAATTTATCCTCAAAATATCCAGACTCCGGATGATAATTTTGTTTCTTATACCTATTTTGATGGGGTTACGCAAGGAACAAAAACAATTCAGGGAACAGCAATTCCTGCGACACCGGGGAATTATTATATGGTAATGTTTACCAATGATTCTTATACGGAAGTTTCAAACAGAGTGCAGTTTCAGGTTTCGGGGCCAACGTTAGGTATGGATGAAGTTCATAACAATACAACTAAAAACGTAGTTCTGTATCCAAATCCTACAAAACCTGGTCAGCCTACATTCATAAAAAGTGATTATCCAATTGATAAAATTGAATTACTTTCTGCCAATGGAGATCTATTGTATGAATCTAAAAATATCAACAATCAAAGATTTTCTTTGGTGAATGAAAACCTTCCAAAAGGAGTGTATTTTGTGAAAGTTCACACAAGAAAATTATTCACTTTAAAATTAATTATTCAGTAA
- the rplS gene encoding 50S ribosomal protein L19 has product MDLLKYVQDKYITKKEFPEFKAGDTITVYYEIKEGQKTRTQFFKGTVIQLRGTGSTKTFTIRKMSGDVGVERVFPINMPALQKIELDRKGSVRRSRIYYFRDLRGKKARIKDATYKKK; this is encoded by the coding sequence ATGGATTTATTAAAGTACGTACAAGACAAGTACATTACAAAAAAAGAATTTCCTGAATTCAAAGCAGGTGATACAATCACTGTTTATTACGAAATTAAGGAAGGACAAAAAACAAGAACTCAGTTCTTCAAAGGAACAGTTATTCAATTAAGAGGTACTGGTTCTACAAAAACTTTCACAATCAGAAAAATGTCTGGTGATGTAGGTGTAGAAAGAGTATTCCCTATCAACATGCCAGCTCTTCAAAAAATTGAACTTGACAGAAAAGGTAGCGTTAGAAGATCTAGAATCTATTACTTTAGAGATCTTAGAGGTAAGAAAGCGAGAATTAAAGACGCTACTTACAAGAAGAAATAA